Proteins co-encoded in one Euleptes europaea isolate rEulEur1 chromosome 1, rEulEur1.hap1, whole genome shotgun sequence genomic window:
- the LOC130489462 gene encoding zinc finger protein 239-like has product MYKCLECGNSFHWSSALKAHERIHSGEKPYKCLECGKCFSHSGCLKKHQRVHTGEKPYKCLECGKCFSQNGSLMIHQKVHTGEKPYKCLECGKCFFRNGDLRKHHRIHTGEKPHKCLECGKCFSRSGCLRTHQRVHTGEKPYKCLECGKCFCHNGSLMVHQKVHTGEKPYKCLECGKCFSHNGDLRIHHRIHTGEKPHKCLECGKCFSQSGSLRTHQRVHTGEKPYKCLECGKCFCHNGSLMVHQKVHTGEKPYKCLECGKCFSRNVFQNGSLMIHQKVHTGEKPYKCLECGKCFSHNANVQRQRHTGR; this is encoded by the exons ATGTATAAATGCTTAGAATGTGGAAATAGCTTCCACTGGAGTAGTGCACTAAAGGCTCATGAAAGGATAcactcaggggagaagccatacaaatgcttggagtgtggaaagtgcttctctcacagtGGTTGCCTGAAGAAACATCAaagagttcacacaggggagaagccatataaatgcttggagtgtggaaagtgtttctctCAGAATGGCAGTCTAATGATACACCAAAaggttcatacaggggagaagccatataaatgcttggagtgtggaaagtgcttctttcGCAATGGTGATCTGAGGAAACATCACAGgattcacacaggtgagaaaccacataaatgcttggagtgtggaaagtgcttctctcgcaGTGGTTGCCTGAGGACACATCAaagagttcacacaggggagaagccatataaatgcttggagtgtggaaagtgtttctgTCACAATGGCAGTCTAATGGTACACCAAAaggttcatacaggggagaagccatataaatgcttggagtgtggaaagtgcttctctcacaatgGTGATCTGAGGATACATcacaggattcacacaggggagaagccacataaatgcttggagtgtggaaagtgcttctctcaaagTGGTTCCCTGAGGACACATCAaagagttcacacaggggagaagccatataaatgcttggagtgtggaaagtgtttctgTCACAATGGCAGTCTAATGGTACACCAAAaggttcatacaggggagaagccatataaatgcttggagtgtggaaagtgcttctctcgcaATG tgtttcagAATGGCAGTCTAATGATACACCAAAaggttcatacaggggagaagccatataaatgcttggagtgtggaaagtgcttctctcacaatg